The nucleotide sequence tggttccaaggtcgatgtgatcgccgtcggcacgctgcctctatatttacctacgggattagttttaaacctcaataattgttatttagtgccaagtttgagcatgaacattgtatcaggatctcgtttaatacgagatggctactcatttaaatccgagaataatggttgttctatttatatgagagaaatgttttatggtcatgctccgatggtcaatggtttattcttaatgaatctcgaacgtaatgttacacatgttcatagtgtgaataccaaaagatgtaaagttgataacgatagtcccacatacttgtggcactgccgccttggtcacattggtgtcaagcgcatgaagaagctccatgctgatggacttttagagtctctctattatgaatcatttgacacatgcgaaccatgcctcatgggaaagatgaccaagactccgttttccggaacaatggagcgagcaaccaacttatttgaaatcatacataccgatgtgtgtgatccaatgagtgttgaggctcgcagaggatatcgttatgttctcactctcactgatgacttgagtagatatgggtatgtctacttgatgaaacacaagtctgagacctttgaaaagttcaaggaatttcagaatgaagtagagaatcaacgtgaccgaaagataaaattcttgcgatcagatcgtggaggagaatatttaagtcacgaatttggtacacacttaaggaaatgtggaatcgtttcacaactcacgccgcctggaacacctcagcataacggtgtgtctgaacatcgtaatcgcactctattggatatggtgcgatctatgatgtctcttactgatttaccgctatcattttggggatacgctctagagacagctacattcactctaaatagggcaccgtctaaatccgttgggacgacaccgtatgaattatggtttgggaagaaacctaagctgtcgtttctaaaagtttggggatgcgatgcttatgtcaagaaacttcaacctgaaaagctcgaacccaagtcgaaaaaatgcgtcttcataggataccctaaggaaaccattgggtacaccttctaccttagatccgaaggcaagatctttgttgccaagaatggatcctttctggaaaaagagtttctctcgaaaggagtaagtgggaggaaagtagaactcgatgaagtactgcctcttgaaccggaaagtagtgcagctcaggaaaatgttcctgtggtgcctacaccgactggagaggaaattaatgatgatgatcagggtacttcggatcaagttgctactgaacttcgtaggtccactaggacacgttccgcaccagagtggtacggcaaccctgtcctggaaatcatgttgttagacaacgatgaactttcgaactatgaagaagcgatggcgggcccagattccaacaaatggcttgaagccatgcaatacgagataggatccatgtatgaaaacaaagtatggactttgacagacttgcccgatgatcggcgagcgatagaaaacaaatggatctttaagaagaagacggacgcagatggtaatgttaccatctataaagctcgacttgtcgctaagggttatcgacaagttcaagggattgactacgatgagactttctctcccgtagcgaagcttaagtccgtccgaatcatgttagcaattgtcgcatactatgattatgagatatggcagatggacgtcaaaacggcattccttaacggttaccttaaggaagagttgtatatgatgcagccggaaggttttgttgatcctaagaatgctaacaaggtatgcaagctccagcggtccatttatgggctggtgcaagcatctcggagttggaacattcgctttgatgagatgatcaaagcgtttgggtttatgcagacttatgaagaagcctgcgtttacaagaaagtgagtgggagctctgtagcatttctcatattatatgtagatgacatacttttgatgggaaatgatatagaacttttggacagcattaaggcctacttgaataagagtttttcaatgaaggaccttggagaagctgcttacatattaggcatcaaaatctatagggatagatcgagacgcctcataggtctttcacgaagcacataccttgataagattttgaagaagttcaaaatggatcagtccaagaaagggttcttgcctgttttgcaaggtgtgaaattgagctcggctcaatgcccgaccacggcaaaagataaagaagagatgaggtccatcccctatgcctcggccatagggtctattatgtatgtcatactgtgtaccagacctgatataaaccttgccgtaagtttggtaggaaggtaccaaagtaatcccggcaaggaacactggacagcggtcaagaatatcctgaagtacctgaaaaggataaaggacatgtttctcgtttatggaggtgacgaagagctcgtcgtaaagggttacgtcgacgctagcttcgacacatatctggatgactcaaagtcacaaaccggatacgtgtatatgttgaatggtggagcagtaagctggtgcagctgcaagcagagcgtcgtggcgggatctacatgtgaagcggagtacatggcagcctcggaggcagcgcatgaagcaatttgggtgaaggagttcatcaccgacctaggagtcatacccaatgcgtcggagccgatcaaactcttctgtgacaacactggagctattgcacttgccaaggagcccaggtttcacaggaagaccaggcacatcaagcgtcgcttcaactccattcgtgaaaatgttcaagatggggacatagaaatttgcaaagtgcatacggatctgaatatcgcagatccgttgactaaacctcttccgcgagcaaaacatgatcaacaccagaactctatgggtgttcgattcatcacaatgtaactagattattgactctagtgcaagtgggagactgttggaaatatgccctagaggcaataataaaagtattattattatatttccttgttcatgataattgtcttttattcatgctataattgtattatccgaaaatcgtaatacacgtgtgaatacgtagaccacaatatgtccctagtgagcctctagttgactagctcgttgatcaattgatagtcatggtttcctgactatggacattggatgtcgttaataacgggatcacatcattaggagaatgatgtgatggacaagacccaatcctaagcatagcacaagatcgtgtagttcgttttgctagagcttttccaatgtcaagtatcttttccttagaccatgagatcgtgtaactcccggataccgtaggagtgccttgggtgtaccaaacgtcacaacgtaactgggtgactataaaggtgcattataggtatctccgaaagtgtctgttgggttgacacggatcgagactgggatttgtcactccgtatgacggagaggtatcactgggcccactcggtagtgcatcatcataatgagctcaaagtgacaaagtgtttggtcatgggatcatgcattacggtacgagtaaagtgacttgccggtaacgggattgaacgaggtattgggataccgatgatcgaatctcgggcaagtaacataccgtctgacaaagggaattgtatacggggttgtttgaatcctcgacatcgtggttcatccgatgaaatcatcgaggagcatgtgggagccaacatgggtatccagatcccgctgttggttattgcccgagagccgtctcggtcatgtctgcgtgtctcccgaacccgtagggtctacacacttaaggtacggtgacgctagggttgtatgaatatgagtatgcagcaaaccgaatgttgttcggagtcccggatgagatcccggacgtcacgaggagttccggaatggtccggaggtaaagatttatatataggaagtcttattttggtcgccggaaaagtttcgggcattatcggtattgtaccgggagtgccgaaaggggtccgggggtccaccgggggggtccacctgccccggggggccacatgggctgtagggggtgcgccttggcctatatgggccaagggcaccagccccaaaagggcccatgcgccaagaagacttgggagggaagagtcctaaagggggaaggcacctccgaggtgccttggggaggatggactcctcccccctcttggccgcaccccttccttggaggaaggggcaaggctgcgccctcccccctcttttgcacctatataaagggaggggagggaggggtggccgcaccaataagccctggcgcctccctcctccctgcaacacttcctcctcctcccgtagttgcttagcgaagccctgctggagttctgctgcatccaccaccacgccgtcgtgctgctggatcatcatcaacctctccttcccccttgctggatcaagaaggaggagacgtcatccgctccgtacgtgtgttaaacgcggaggtgctgtccgttcgacactaggtcatcggtgatctgaatcacggcgagtacgactccatcaaccccgttccattgaacgcttccgcacacgatctacaagtggtatctagatgcaatcactctcccttgactcgttgctagatgaactcatagatggatcttggtgaaaccgtagataaaattttaattttctgcaacgttccccaacactttgcagCTACATGTTCCAGTATGTCATTGACTTTCGTCGGAATAGTTTGATCCCTCTTTGACATCAAGGATGTAAAATTCCTCCATGAACTCCAAAGGCACACTTCGTTGGTTTAAACTTCACTTGATACCCTTGTAGGCTGAAGAAGATCTCTGCAATATCATTTGGATGGGTGCTTGCAAGACGGCTCTTTACTGACTATTTTCGAGTTATACTTCGACATTACTTCCAAGTACTTCTTTGAGGGTGGTAGCTTACAAGAAGTTGAAGGTACATAGCAACTAAAGGCCTACTAGTAGGTCTCAATAGACACAATAATGCACACACTAGGGTCTCTTTGATTACCAAAACCATATGATTTTTGGGGAGTTGGAATTCTTCCCCTAAGAATTCCATTGCACTACATTTAATAGGAATTTAGTATCCATTCAAACCTCTTGGAAATAATTCTTTATTTTTCTTGTAATGAAACTAGCAAATCCGTTTGAATAAGCATGGCATTCCAATCCCGTGTTTTACCTATTTATGCATTTTTAAATCTTGCGGATCAAGAAGGCCCTAAAGTCACTAACTATATAACTACCATTTTGCAATCATTTGAGGACAATGATACATAGACCTTACTATAAGAATTAATCACTTGATATGAAGTGGAGTAGACCAGTAATATGTACATCTCAACGTTCATGTACTGCATGGCACGTAAGAATTTCAGTTTCACGATAGCGAGGTCAAATTAGGTAACAATTGATAAGGAAGATGCGGACGCGAGGCAAGAAAAAAATGTCGGGGTTGAGGAGTGTGTGCCATAgagatacccccccccccccaacacacacacactttcTTAGCCACTCCCAAACCTCCAACCATGGTGACAATGAGCAAACTACTGCAGCCACACACCACCACAATCCCCCCATCAATTTTCATTCCGTATGGGAAGACAACGACCACTAAGGGAGATAGATTGAGGTGGGCAGTGTCATGCGGGTGCCATCCACTTGGCCCTCGAGTCTTGAGTTTGAACTCTATGTAAACCAACATGAAAAGAACCTCTTAAACCTCTTAAGTAAATCAACGAACTACACTTAGAAAGGATCTCAAGAAAAAAATATTCTAGAAAGAATATCAACAAATGTTGGTTCATCTCGTCACATGTGTGAAAACAAACTTAACCCATTGCCGAATTAGAATAACACTATAACAGAGGTCACGCGATGTGCCAATGCGCAGGTCCTACCGGTAGGTTTCAATAGAGGAGAAGAGGTAGATGTACGATAATCCACACACCAAGTCACTAGCTACCACCTCCCTTTTAATTTACTAGACACACCTATATTTATACGTCATCAATTTGGTCAACAAAATATATACTATATATTAAATATATACTATTAAATTTACATTTAAAAGAAGTTCTAATTATATACTTCATATGGcaagtactccctttgtaaagaaatataaaagttaCAGAGGAAGTAAGTAATACCTCGTTTCTCAATTTTGTAATAAAGAAATAACCCACCTGCCTAACAACCCAAAAGAGAGGAGTATGTGACCAACATCTTGCAAACACCCGAGGATAATACTAAGTACTCCCTACTACACACATTACTACAAGAATGAATGACTTCATAGGAGTAAACCAACAATATATCTTGATGATCATGTACTAATTGTGTAGTTCTAAAAAAATAATGTACTGATAGTCAAGTACTAACCGGATGTGTTGTGCCCCGAACCTCCTTTTCTCTCTTGTGGAAAAAGGGGCAAGCCATTCCTACCACTCGTCGTCGTCCAAGCCCCTCCTCCCCCGTCTGCCACTCTGATggtggtgggggggagggagggtctATGTTATGGTGCTGCAATTAGGCTTTTAAGGTTCTGCTTCTCGATGGCGGTGTGTGCGGTGGTGATGACGGTGTTGTGCGGTTTATGAATAATGTTTCTCCTACACCTGGTCGACTTCGATTGCGGCGAAGGAAAGGGTGGGGTCGTTTGGTCGCTACTCGTCTGAAGTGGCATACCTGCATCTGTTTTCGCGTTTTGTAGGTAACTTTCAAAAGCACCGTCGAGTGGACAACACTTTGTGTCCTGGTCCTCCGGTTATATCTCTCACCCGCGACTCACCTACGAAGGTCGGCTAGCGTTGGCTTCATCGAGAAGCCAATGAGGGTAGGCCTCCCCGATCTGTCTGGCCAGACCCGAGGTGGTCGTCCAACCCTCTTCGCCACATTCTTATATTGGCGGTGTTTCTCATATCGTTGTCACCGGCGTCTCGTGGCCATCCTCAACATAGGTCGAGAGGCGGGGTCGAGTTATTTTTCTCAAGGACCTATGTTCAGTTTTCTATTTCTGTAAGGATGATCTTGTAATGGCTGGTTTTGACTttaatattttttttactatttggcCTTTTTCCGAAAGGAAAAACAAGATTTAGTTTCACGGTGGCAACTGCAAATAacaaaggcggcggccggcgggtgGAGGCGGCGCACACGGCACAAACGCTGCGGTGGCGTCCCGGGGCCGGGCACCGTGCCACTGCCCCCAATTACTCAATTCCTTCCCACCCCGCGCCGCAGCGCCAACGACCAAACCACCGCGCAGGCGCGCAACCGCACGCCACCCTCCGTCAGTCGGGTCGGGCGGACAGCGACCGGCGCGTGCGCCAGCGAGGGGGCTGGATATAGATGGAGGCGGGCAGTGCCGTGGGGGCGCGATCCACTTGGGCACCAGCCGTCCGGAACCGAGACCGAGGCCAAGACCGCGCCTTGCCCCGCCGTGtccgctgccgcgccgccgccatgCCGCCGTCCGTCCGCACGGTCTCCATCCCCTTCGCCGACCTCAAGGTGCGCGTCCCCCCTTCCCCTCGCCGCGCCTCGCCTCGCGCGGCGGCTGGTTTCGCCCTCCCTCTGTTTCTGACTGACAGACTGACGCCGTGGATTCGGGGGGTGGGGGCAGGAGCGGGGCAGGGACCTGAGCGGCAAGATCGAGGAGGGGCTCGGCCCCGACGGGCTCGGCATCATCTCCATTTCCGACGTGAGTGCCCTATCCGGATCGCGCCGCCGCTGGCCGTCTCTTGCGATTGCGTACAGCAGCATTCTGTTCTGACAGAGCCAAGTCATGGGGTTCGTTTCTTCAGCCAAACTGAATTTTAAGCGTGCCTTTTTGCCTTTTTGCGCGTGCAGGTGCCGGATTTCCCAGCTCTGAGGAGAACGCTCCTGCGCCTGGCGCCGAGGTATGCCTGCGTGTCTCTCGCCCCACGTTCCACTGCAGGATTCAGTTCAGTTCCGAAATGTATGAACACGTATCTGACATCTCCGGCTTGCTGTCTGTCAGAGTTGCAAACCTCCCTGAAGATGTGAAGAAGGAACTTGAAGACCCGGACAGCAGGTAGTATTAGTTACCGGTTATATATTGTCATCAAGCATTCGGTTATGACACTGCTATAGTTCAGAGATTCTAGTTTTGGTTGATATATAACCTGTTCTTCTGTTCATGTTAAATTTGATGGTTCTCATTGAGGACAGTAGTGATGCTTGCGCAAAGATCACTAGCTTAAAATGATTTATATAATATTGTGGTTGCTGCACAGGTATAATTTCGGCTGGAGCCATGGGAAGGAGAAACTTGAATCTGGGAAACTAGGTAAACATTTCCCCCCTTGTACTCAGTATGCATTCTCCTGCCAATTTCTGAATGATTATTGCAAAGGTGACTTTAAACCTTGCGGACTATTGAATCTCATTCGCAAAGTTCATTGTGCAACATGTACAGTTTCGCTTTGCATTCTTAGTTTTATGTTAGCAAAATGAGATTAGCTATTGCATTTATGAAAGTAAATCGAGTGCAACAGTATTATTGTGAACACAAAAGAGTATTATTGTTTTTTTTTCGAAGAACTTGTATATCTTTGCATAATTCTAACTCATAAGGCAATTTCTGATCATCCGTGCAGACACATTCAAAGGCTCCTATTATGCCAACCCAATTTTGGATATCCCTACAACTGATGATGTCCTTGTAAGTAGGTATATTTCTAACATAAAAATAGCATCTCTGTTTACTGATAATATTTAGTTCTATGAGATAATCCCCTAACCTAATTTATTTGATGACATCTCAGTCCATATTAAATATCTCAGTGTTAGTTGTTGTTTTGTATCACTCAACATTCTCAAGTAAATGACAAATAAATCCTTTCTATAATATTGCTAAATGCCTCTTGAGCGGCAATATCATATGAATTATGTTTGCCTTTTCATGATGTCTCATGGTGCTTTAATCTGCAGGTACCCATCATACTGCCGACGGAATATATGGCCAGCTGATCATCTGCCTGAGCTTGAAATTGGTATGACTTAACTGACAGTCCTGGTATTCAAAAGCTTCCTACAACAGTTCATGGCTATTCATGCACAGTCCATTAAAAGTTGCCCTCGGAATTTTTCATTTACAGCATTTAAAGCTCTTGGAAAACTAATGTTGGAAGTTGGCTTGATGTTGGCTCGTCATTGTGATCTCTACGGTATGTACTGCGTAAACATTACCATAACTCCACATGGTTCTGTGGGAAACATAATTTTTGCTGCATAGTAAATTTAATTCTCACAAGGCATATTGGTTGTAAAATAAGCTTTGAAATAAGAATATATCATCGGAACAACGTACTTCATAATTAGAGTGTATAATTTTGAAGGAAATGACAATCTGAATACCAAACTTTCTATAATGTATATCGATTTAAATAGCAGTTGCAAACTCTATTATGAATGGGCGGTAGTGAAGTTCAGTGCAACAATGTATCTACATAACTCTGGGGATACTTGAAGCTTTCTTAGGCTGTTCACTGACAAACCACATCCATTTGTCCTTGTAAGATCTCCACTAGTTCATTGGCCGAACTCTGATTGTTCCACTATTTCAACATGGAAGCAATAATTTGAGCATCTAATGAATTCTTATGATAGCTACCACATTGTACTGTAATCTGGGAAAGGAAAATATTGGTATAAGAAATATGAATCGTGGAATGTGGTAGTTAATATAAGAATTCGTGCTTTAGTTTTGAAGTTCAGTTTACCAATTCTTATGATAACTACCGTACTGTATGCAAATATCCGTTAAGTGTTTTTTGGAAAAAGTGACTTCCATATTAATTCTGGATCTTCTAACTGTGCTTTAGTTTTGAAGTTCAGTTTACCAATAAGTCAAATGCATCAACATCTGTCTGTTTTGCAGTAATGCAGCACGGAGTGGGACCATATGATGGTGAAAGTCTTGAGCAGACAATTTCCCGTTCAAGGTGTCACAAGGGACGTCTGCTGTACTATTTCCCCAGACAATTTAGGTACAGCATATGTACATAAGTCTTAAAAGAAACATGTAAAAAATTAATTTGATCCAGGTAGTGAGCACCCTTGTAGCCTTCAGTTATGTTGGAGTTCAAGAGTATTTAGAAAGTTATATTGTGCTTTGGTGGTTCTGCACCTGCTCTAAATAGCACATGAAGAATAATAGCATTAGTAAACTATACTATCATTTGTGGAAAGGCATATTACACTTGGATCAAATCTTCAGTTTTTTCTTGCCCTCCTAACATTGAACCAAGCTTTCCAGTGTTTTAGTTGTAACAGTTGATATTAACTTACCCCATATGACAGCACACAAAAAGAAGGTGGTGATTCTGTTTCATCGTGGTGTGGAT is from Triticum aestivum cultivar Chinese Spring chromosome 1B, IWGSC CS RefSeq v2.1, whole genome shotgun sequence and encodes:
- the LOC123144855 gene encoding uncharacterized protein — translated: MEAGSAVGARSTWAPAVRNRDRGQDRALPRRVRCRAAAMPPSVRTVSIPFADLKERGRDLSGKIEEGLGPDGLGIISISDVPDFPALRRTLLRLAPRVANLPEDVKKELEDPDSRYNFGWSHGKEKLESGKLDTFKGSYYANPILDIPTTDDVLVSRYPSYCRRNIWPADHLPELEIAFKALGKLMLEVGLMLARHCDLYVMQHGVGPYDGESLEQTISRSRCHKGRLLYYFPRQFSTQKEGGDSVSSWCGWHTDHGSLTGLTCGLFMKNSAEVPCPDSAAGLYIRTRDNRVVKVTFGEDELAYQIGETTEILSRGRLCATPHCVQAPSTENASNVERSTFAMFMQPDWNETLKFPSEIPYHQELIPPNGALTFGEYSERLVNKYYQGKT